The stretch of DNA CACGCCGGAGGTCGTGAGTTCGAGGCACGGTCCGCCGCCGGCGCCGACCGATAGTTTGATGCCGGTCGAGGTCATCGAGATCAAAGCTCCCGAGCCTTCGGCGCCGACCGATAGCTTCATCCCGTCGGGCGTCATCTCTACTTTGCTGCCCGTGTCGCCGCCGGTGTTGACGGTGATCGTCCCTTGTTGGCCGGTGGTGATGTCAATCTGCCCGGTTGTGCCGGCACGCCGGACCTGCATCGCGGCGGGGCCGCAGACGATCGTCGCTTGGCCGGTCGAGTTGATCGCGACAACGCCGTTGTCTTGGCCGTCGGCGCCGTGGGCGTCCAGATGGATCAGTGACGCATCGGTGTCGCTGTCTTCGGTCGCTCTCGCTCGCAGAGAGATATGCCGCGCCCCGGTCGCTAGGAGTCCGTCGTAACACTGATACTGGTCGGCCTCGTCGGAGCCGAACTTCATGTCACTCGTGTCGGGCCCGTTTGCCGCGGCCTCGGCGGCCGCGGCGTCGGCTGCGGGGTCGTCTTCCGTCGATTCTTCCGATGAATCATCACTCTCAGCAGAGTTCTCAGCGTCATCGACCGAGGTGTCCTCGGAGTTCGCTTCGGCTTCTTCGGCAGCCTTGTCCGCCTCGCCTGCCGCCGTGAGTGACGCCCCTTGGTCGGTTGCTTTTGACGCCAAGTTGAGCACTAGCGACGAGTAGTCCGATCCCAAGGCGCCGGCGTGGTCGTTGAGACTGCTCGCTTCGGACTGCTTCTCTAAGCCCGCATCGCATTCTCCAGTCGCCTTCTCAAACTCGATCAGCAAGTTAAGCAGCATGCCGCTTACCCCCCGCGGGCCGAGCGACCGCACGAGGTTCTCCCACGCGACAGGATCGCTGTCTTGCTTCTTCCATCCAAGCAGTGTCAGCGCCGACGCCGCTGTAACGATCCCTGCTACGAAATAGGTCCGAGGATTAGCCTCATCGAAGGTCTGCACGCCACGCCGTGTGATCTCAGCGCCGTGATGGATCGATAGCGAGGGACCGTAGTGCAGAGAACGTTGTGGACCGAAGACGCCCGACCAGTCGCCCATCGGCGCCAGCAGGTCCTGGGCCTGCTGGAGAATGCCGTCATCGACAAGGCTCGTTGGGTCAAGCACCAGAGACATCGAGCCGCCGGTGACGATCTCACTCGTCGAACCCGCCGGCCAGCCGCCGACAATCGACGCGGCGTGCCCGAGGGTGACATCGATTGCCGCCTCATATCCCCTGGAAAGGCAGGCCGACCGCCAGTTCTTCGTGGCGGATGTCGGTTGCCCATTAAGGTTGGCGAGTTTCGGCGCGTCGGATTCCTGTTCCGCAGCTTCAGCCATATTCGGAGACGCTAATAGTCAGAGGCGATTACTTAGGGAAGCCAAACAGCGATCCGCACACGCTTATCGAGCTGCCTAGCACATAGCTGTGCTCGCTCTGCTCGTTCTTCTTGACGGAATGCCCCTCGGACTGAATCTCAAGATGTTCGTTATAGAGTTCATCGTGGAAAGTGATGCCGTTGTACTCGGACGTCGGGTTGCCCTGGATGCTGCATGATCGCACGCCTGCGACGTCCTGCTGCCGCGGCATCTCCATCGGCGGCAAATTCTTCGCGTTGTAAACGCTGCCGACGATGATCGGGCGGTCGGGGTCCCCGTGCTCGAAGGCGACAAGCACTTCGTTGCCATGCCGAGGCCAGAAGAAGGCGCCCCAGCCCGCGCCGGCCCAGAATTGGGCGACCCGCACCCAACACGAACGATTCGTCGGGCCGACGGCGCCATCCGGTTGCTCGCCTTCGACGACAGCCTCCGCCCGGCGGTCCCACGGAAACCGGATCTTTACGCGGCCGTACTTGTCGTAGAGTTGTGTCTTGAGTTTGGTGATGTCCGCCTCGCTCTCGGTGAGGTCGGCGACCACCCACGCCGATTGGACACCATGGATTCGGGGCTTAGGCGTCACCTGGCGGGGACGATACGGCGTCGCCTTCGGCCAGCAGTAGAACTCGTTCTCGTAATGCAACGCTTCGTCATCGGGTGACGCGTAAGCGCCGCCAACCTTCAGGTCGTGGAAGATACGCGTCACCACATAGTCGGTGTCGGCGTTGAAGTGCCCCGACAGGGTGAAGGCGCCCCCCGGCGTCAGCGCCAAAGCGTCGCTCCCGCCGTCGATCGAGATCGCCTCGGCGGTAAGCAAATCGCAGACACGTTGCGCTTCCCGCTCGGCGTCCGCCCGCATATTGGACAGGGCGTCTTTGCCGACGCCATCGGCGCCTGGGTTCTGTTCTTTCGTCCCGACGCCGTCGTACCGCACGGTGTAGCCGCTTCCGTAATCCAGGAGCGCGTGTTCCGTCCCGTCGGGCGGCAGCTTGTGCGTCGATGCGCCCAGCGACAGCGTCGCCGCTACCTTGCGAGTTGCTTCAAAGGGATCGCGTGGCGCCTGAAAATGCGTGTCGCGGAAGGTGATGCCCGTCGGCGCTAGCGCTTGAGTCTTTCGCCAACGCTTGACCGCCGGTTTGTCTTGAACACCGCCATCCGTCGGGCGGTATTCGAGCGGCGCGAGGTCCGCTCCGACGGCAGCCTGCGTCGAGTCGTCGCAGAGCACCATCGTGTGCTTCTTCTCGTCATGCTCGAAGTAATAGAAGATGCCTGCCTCTTCCATCAATCGGCTTACGAACGCAAAATCGGTCTCGCCGTACTGCACCCGGTAGTTGTGGGGCAGCCGCTCTTCGGCGTGCGTGTACGCTGTTTTCTTCTCCTCAATGCCGGCGAGCAACTCCTCAAGGATGTCGTCAACTTTCATATCTTGGAAGATGCGACAATTGCTCTGTAAAGCGAGCCGCGCCAGTTTGGGTTGCACCAAGGCGGCGTAGTAGGAAAAGTTGTCGTCGCGGCCCGACTGCGTGAACGCCGTGACGACGCCATTCCAGTAGCGGGTTGTCTGGCCGGGGAGATCAACCGTGACCGTCATCGATTTGCCGAGGACTTCGGAGAAATCGATGTCGTCCGCTTCGCTGAGAAATGTCAACTCGATCCGGAACGGCTCGGACAACGCCTCGATGCAGCGCATCGAGGTCGCGATCAGCGGCGAGTCGAGCGACGACGACACGCGCAGCACGCGGCCCTTGTCGCTTAGCGTGTACTCGGTGGCTCCACTCTCGGCGGCGTCGGACATTGCGAAGGACGTGTAAGGAGGCGCAGTTGCTCTGCTGGCATCGGCACCGAGGCGCTACTAGGCGCCGTCAATCGAGTCTTCGGGCAGGCGAATCTCGGCAAATTGCGTGGGCCCTGCGGGACGTCGCAATCGTGCGGGATGCGCGGGCTTTGCGGTTGATTTCTTCGTGTCGCATTTTCACCACACCCACCCGGGAGAGCTAAGTTTCTGCGGCTCGAACGAGCCAATCGATCGACATCTCCATCTTGGGTTGGATATGAGACAAGACGCCAACCACGCCAAACGTCCCGCCCCCCGTTGCGCCGAGGTAGCTCGAGTCGAGTTACTTCGCCGATGGCGCGTCGGCATTGGAGTCGCTGGCGCGTTCCTCTTCGCCGCTGGAGTGGCATGTCTTGCGGTCTTGCTAAGTCCGCCGGCCAGGGTGAATCTCATCGCCGTAGGCGCCGACTACGCTGCCAACCTATCCGTGCCTCACAACGCACACGGTTGGCGCGGCCTGCGAGGCCTTTGCGACTATGCCGTATCGACGTCCGACGCCTTTCGGGGCCGATCACTTCTAGACGCCGCTGCTGCGCCGCTCGTCGCGGATGACGAGTTCACATGGTCCGACGCCGTCGGCCTCATGGAGGAACCAGGCGCGCTGCTGCTCGTTTCGCTGCACGGCGGCGCTGACGAAAAAGGCCCTTACTTGCAGAGGGAGGCATGTGCGCCCGGCGAGGATCCAACCCGGCGATTGTATGTTGCCGACCTATTGCACGAGTTACGTAAGCTTCCAACTTCGCTACCCAAGATTGTCGCCTTCGACGCAACGATGTCCCCCGGTTCATTGCGCTACGGCGAAGCCGGGAACGAGTTTGCAGCAAGTCTCCGTTCTCTGAACAGCGAGATAGAGGCGATCCCTGGTTTGTTGGTCGTCAGCTCGAGCGACATCGGCGAACAGTCGTGGCGTTACGGCGACTACGGCTCTACCGCATTTACCGAGTCGCTACTTGCAGCACTCCGTGGCGCGGCGAACGACACCGACTCAGACGGGCGGCTTAGCATCCAAGAAATACTAGCAAAGGTATCGAGTCAGCTTCAACAGAACGCGACTACGATCGGAAGGACGCAAACGGTGCTGAGGCTTCCTCTCGGTGAAATAGGCCTGAGCCGATCTCGGCAAGTCGAGATTGCTATTGCTAATCCCGGCTACACGCCGGCGCCGACGCCGGTGGCTAGGGAGCTTCCCAAGGCCGAACTCCTGGCTAACTGGGCCGGTATGGCGGAGGTCACAGCGCATCTGCCAAACCCCGAATCAAGCTCCACCCTAGCGTGGCGTCGTTACCGAGGGTTGCTGATCCGGCGTGAACAACTGCTGACAGCAGGCGCAATCGAAGCCGCCCAGCGTGTTAATGACGAGATCGGCGACACACAGGCACTTCTACTCGAGGCGAGCCATGCAAGTGATTGCTGCGATGGACCGGTCGAGGCCAATCGCGCCGCTACGGGCGACCCTCTGCGAGGACTTGTCACTGCCGCATTTGCGGAACTCTGGCCGGCAGCGGGCGTTAACCACCATGTCGTGGCCGCGCGCGTCTTTAGCGAAGTTCCCGTATCCGAGCTCCCAGCGTTGCGGCACGGGTTGCTCGACCGCGTTGTCGAGACGGTGGCCGACGATCCCCAGGGACGTCTCCTTCACGGCGCTGCGCTGGTGGAAGCGTTGCACGACCCGCTGACGCCGCTTCCCGCCGAAGCCCATCTGCTGTCGGTTTTAGCTGAAGGACTGCCGAGCGACCTCTCGGCGGCATCGTGGCGTGAGGCGTTGCGGCTAGCAATCGAGACGCGACGGCTTTCGACGGCGCCTTTCACACCGGAGAGCTTGGATCAATTGCCCTACACCGCTGAGCTGTTTCCTTGGTTACAAGGTGGTTTTGCTGAGGCGGACCGAGCTCGCCTCAAAGGAGAGGATTTGCTCTTCGTCGGTGAGCCAGAACTCCAAGCAGCCATCGTTTCACTCCAGAAGGCAAAAAAGCTCTACGAAGCGTTGTTGAGCGACGCGCAGACCGTGCGTCGATCTCTGAGAGTTCGGGATACAGCCTACAACGTACTAGGGTTCTATACCGACGCTACCGAACGTCTCGTTGCGACCTCGCCAGCGATTGCCGAAGAGATCGCCGAGATTACCAACCAAGCCATCGTTGCGCACCTTGCAATAGGCGAACTCAGCGACATTCTTTTGTCGGTAGAGATCGGCAATCGGGCGCCATCGATTGCCTTGCAAGAACTGACTTCCAAGACAGAGATTGCATCGAAGGCAGTCGAAGGATTGCGTGATGAGTTCCGACACTTCCGGAGCCGCCTGCTCACACGCACCGGAGCCCCATTGGAGCTCAATCGTGAAGCGGCTTTAGCGGTCCCCGACATCGAAGTCGCCGAGCGGATCCGCCTGCTATCGTCCGTGACGCCGACAGTTCAAAGCGACGTTATGGAAAGCATCAACGGAAAGGAAGGGATTCATCACGAGCTGGAAATTGGTGAACGCTCACGACGAGCAAGGCTTGCACTTGCCATTGTTGGTAGACGCGTCTACGAACGCGCCGTCGAGGGGCGGGATGTCTACCAAGACACTGTCCGTGCCGTCACGCAGGATGTCGACGCCGCCAACCAAGCGACAAGAGCCTGTGCGTCGCTGATGATATCAGCGCTAAACGACTCTCGCGCGTTGAGCGAGATTGTCGTCGATAGTGGAGCTGATGAAGCTCACCGCCAGCGCGTCGTCCGGGCGGCGGCCGCATTACGTCGCTTCGCCGGAGCCGCCGCGCAGAATCTTCCACCATCACTGCTCGAGGAAGTGCGTCGCGTCGGCCGCTACGACTATTTGCTTTGGGAGGCAGAACGTTCGCTGAGCGAACTCTGGAGCGACGCGCAGCCCGGCGAAGGTCCGCGATTTCAGTCGCTGGCTATGGCGTACTTGGGTGCTGCCGATCGTCTCATCCCCGGCCGCGAGTCAACCGATCGACTTGCCGCTGTTGCGAGCCAGCCACTGGTGTGGAAGCTGAACGCCCCTGCATCAGTAAACCTCGTGTCGTCCGTCGCGCCGGCTTTCTCGTTGAAGATCGAGGCTTCTGACTCGCCACTTGGCCATGATGCGGACGGCGTCGCGGCCGTGAAGCTCAGCATCCCGGAGGGCTATGCGCTGATCGGAGCCGCAACGAATTGCCGCCGGGGCGTTGCAATACAACCGGGTGCGGGGCTAGCCGAGAATGCGGTTGTCGTCGGGCATACTGGCGACACCGTGGACATCGCCTCGCAGAGCGACTTGCGGCTTAGTGGCTGGTTCCGCGGCAGTCAGTTCGA from Botrimarina mediterranea encodes:
- a CDS encoding type VI secretion system Vgr family protein: MSDAAESGATEYTLSDKGRVLRVSSSLDSPLIATSMRCIEALSEPFRIELTFLSEADDIDFSEVLGKSMTVTVDLPGQTTRYWNGVVTAFTQSGRDDNFSYYAALVQPKLARLALQSNCRIFQDMKVDDILEELLAGIEEKKTAYTHAEERLPHNYRVQYGETDFAFVSRLMEEAGIFYYFEHDEKKHTMVLCDDSTQAAVGADLAPLEYRPTDGGVQDKPAVKRWRKTQALAPTGITFRDTHFQAPRDPFEATRKVAATLSLGASTHKLPPDGTEHALLDYGSGYTVRYDGVGTKEQNPGADGVGKDALSNMRADAEREAQRVCDLLTAEAISIDGGSDALALTPGGAFTLSGHFNADTDYVVTRIFHDLKVGGAYASPDDEALHYENEFYCWPKATPYRPRQVTPKPRIHGVQSAWVVADLTESEADITKLKTQLYDKYGRVKIRFPWDRRAEAVVEGEQPDGAVGPTNRSCWVRVAQFWAGAGWGAFFWPRHGNEVLVAFEHGDPDRPIIVGSVYNAKNLPPMEMPRQQDVAGVRSCSIQGNPTSEYNGITFHDELYNEHLEIQSEGHSVKKNEQSEHSYVLGSSISVCGSLFGFPK
- a CDS encoding vWA domain-containing protein — translated: MPHNAHGWRGLRGLCDYAVSTSDAFRGRSLLDAAAAPLVADDEFTWSDAVGLMEEPGALLLVSLHGGADEKGPYLQREACAPGEDPTRRLYVADLLHELRKLPTSLPKIVAFDATMSPGSLRYGEAGNEFAASLRSLNSEIEAIPGLLVVSSSDIGEQSWRYGDYGSTAFTESLLAALRGAANDTDSDGRLSIQEILAKVSSQLQQNATTIGRTQTVLRLPLGEIGLSRSRQVEIAIANPGYTPAPTPVARELPKAELLANWAGMAEVTAHLPNPESSSTLAWRRYRGLLIRREQLLTAGAIEAAQRVNDEIGDTQALLLEASHASDCCDGPVEANRAATGDPLRGLVTAAFAELWPAAGVNHHVVAARVFSEVPVSELPALRHGLLDRVVETVADDPQGRLLHGAALVEALHDPLTPLPAEAHLLSVLAEGLPSDLSAASWREALRLAIETRRLSTAPFTPESLDQLPYTAELFPWLQGGFAEADRARLKGEDLLFVGEPELQAAIVSLQKAKKLYEALLSDAQTVRRSLRVRDTAYNVLGFYTDATERLVATSPAIAEEIAEITNQAIVAHLAIGELSDILLSVEIGNRAPSIALQELTSKTEIASKAVEGLRDEFRHFRSRLLTRTGAPLELNREAALAVPDIEVAERIRLLSSVTPTVQSDVMESINGKEGIHHELEIGERSRRARLALAIVGRRVYERAVEGRDVYQDTVRAVTQDVDAANQATRACASLMISALNDSRALSEIVVDSGADEAHRQRVVRAAAALRRFAGAAAQNLPPSLLEEVRRVGRYDYLLWEAERSLSELWSDAQPGEGPRFQSLAMAYLGAADRLIPGRESTDRLAAVASQPLVWKLNAPASVNLVSSVAPAFSLKIEASDSPLGHDADGVAAVKLSIPEGYALIGAATNCRRGVAIQPGAGLAENAVVVGHTGDTVDIASQSDLRLSGWFRGSQFESTVTLRNLATPTAEFVDAPRRPGAGVAILDTRAEADNAADGAIAIVLDASGSMGPGDEAASKYRQAVVTLESLLRDLPTGVQVSVWVFGQAVGGDKTTDKPEGTIVRVIDPVRWNPADKAQLQDVMRELAYPRIEPWNESPLVRAMLMASRDLRSAAGYKSVIAITDGVDNRTAGDAYANPMNLPLDALMREELSGAGVSVQVIAFRVDVPEQTAARQQFSFLNQLSPAGRWWEASETSELERMLRQAFEESQTTPLYTASATALRGPAGVATVSNGLHPLTWPSAPVPEGVYDLPRLTNDATPQKALLSDGDLLLLAARQTTGGLYLSSKSFSANQPLTQPAIETAGWRAAVLCDRLLPNGDRSTLVCIEKQPDSQPMPMLKLERPAAVWFEASDDPAQRLRWRRLDGYPAPCWEVEWPAGSATGKLAVWWAKANAPTANVAVRPDLLRRELVDFVGHSWRLDGESIVLKRLAIETQRLPDARGEIVEQPCLVVELRGAIRCLTRLQGYSTAGQRQQWFDEAQASVATFWPVTAESLGGAVEGIELIAAATLKQQAESAGRTALFKEGPAPSTEDYRPIPVVDWFNTAPTGRPASDARRVEWSVR